From Heptranchias perlo isolate sHepPer1 chromosome 8, sHepPer1.hap1, whole genome shotgun sequence, a single genomic window includes:
- the LOC137324340 gene encoding uncharacterized protein, producing the protein MSANDIQVVAKVNSSIKMLSEAKEVKSHLDLIMKPYANWEEFLTPGPISIAILGELIFISAAEAFQVKLSTAGKTFRFLRHPGSFHACLMQVTDQGWKAFNKAHKNMDQIRLYSLVVPKHLAKSVDLLGREPKLVKAMLPGPLKSIKKAAEECQQLAASVEEEFTLLIDVVQELLESCASSKTDHHASLDQVRQILAEAKLRKEAVEKVKKRAEAQFTEMSIKMQETHAVYQKAVKMIPSKKNLAGLYLGEYLLDLANKLTSELLTSGSGEALGLVVELGKIAADYLTEKVQHKKSSGSPDTDGSSGNSTSVFLKAIEMVVASWLLQDLISDSGTIDPSKLAGANPQNTNSADCKLMFQRILCKIEQEEDCSAKKAALELCKEGVLTCERLEEITEYGKPDEARLESLATDIRELNVKVLKYFPGIIRSTKAPAFAPQLPNLSRDADVEKVEESLSRIVLDQACFKVEQAKCQLDTARQQYQQMYETKDKATKDLDEVLITMMKCQVKEIDYDSTLKLLVTGLDAMSRVKEQWAKMSNFFQMMSNLIKVSLSDTLTQFTSISGEDEEFSAYHQDTFVKSMIYTEAFQACNIANLCHMISATYVEISQKYLRDQVSSLETYINLSPSDPLFNVKRCKLQEGYTVTKEAINELVKKNKQEFDMQIQQRIDNIDSTLKDPPLAVHQ; encoded by the coding sequence ATGTCAGCGAATGACATCCAGGTCGTGGCGAAGGTTAACAGCAGCATCAAGATGCTGAGTGAGGCGAAGGAAGTTAAGAGTCACCTGGATCTGATTATGAAGCCCTACGCCAACTGGGAGGAATTTCTGACACCCGGACCCATCTCCATAGCGATCTTGGGTGAGCTGATATTCATTTCGGCTGCGGAAGCGTTTCAGGTGAAACTCAGCACGGCCGGGAAGACCTTCCGGTTCTTGCGGCACCCAGGGTCCTTCCACGCCTGCTTGATGCAGGTGACCGACCAGGGGTGGAAGGCCTTCAACAAAGCCCACAAAAACATGGACCAGATCCGGCTCTACTCCTTGGTGGTCCCCAAGCACCTGGCCAAATCGGTGGATTTGCTGGGCCGCGAACCCAAGTTGGTCAAGGCAATGCTCCCCGGCCCCCTGAAGAGCATCAAGAAGGCGGCAGAGGAGTGCCAGCAACTGGCGGCCTCTGTCGAGGAGGAGTTCACCTTGCTCATCGATGTGGTCCAGGAGCTGCTGGAGTCCTGCGCCAGCTCCAAAACGGATCACCATGCGAGCCTGGACCAAGTCAGGCAGATCCTGGCAGAGGCCAAGCTCCGGaaggaggcggtggagaaggtgaagaagagAGCGGAGGCCCAGTTCACCGAAATGAGCATCAAGATGCAGGAGACCCACGCCGTGTACCAGAAGGCAGTGAAGATGATCCCCAGCAAGAAGAACCTGGCTGGACTTTACCTCGGGGAGTATTTGCTCGACTTGGCGAACAAACTTACCTCAGAGCTGTTGACGAGCGGCTCGGGTGAGGCTCTGGGCCTGGTGGTTGAACTCGGCAAGATCGCGGCAGATTACTTAACGGAAAAGGTCCAGCACAAGAAGTCGTCTGGCTCCCCAGACACAGACGGGAGCTCGGGGAACTCGACTAGTGTCTTCCTGAAAGCGATCGAGATGGTGGTGGCCAGCTGGCTGCTTCAGGATCTGATCTCAGACAGTGGGACCATCGACCCCAGCAAGCTGGCCGGCGCCAATCCGCAGAACACTAACTCCGCAGACTGTAAGCTCATGTTCCAGCGCATTCTGTGCAAGATCGAGCAAGAGGAGGACTGCAGTGCCAAGAAAGCGGCCCTGGAACTGTGCAAGGAGGGCGTCTTAACATGCGAGCGGCTGGAAGAGATCACCGAGTATGGGAAGCCCGATGAGGCCCGGTTGGAAAGTCTCGCCACAGATATCAGGGAGCTAAACGTCAAAGTGCTCAAGTACTTTCCAGGCATCATAAGGTCCACCAAAGCACCAGCCTTTGCTCCCCAGCTGCCGAATCTGTCCAGGGACGCTGACGTGGAGAAGGTGGAAGAAAGCCTATCGAGAATAGTCCTGGACCAAGCCTGCTTTAAAGTGGAACAAGCCAAATGCCAATTGGACACCGCGAGACAACAGTATCAGCAAATGTACGAGACAAAGGACAAGGCGACTAAGGACCTTGATGAGGTCTTGATCACAATGATGAAGTGTCAGGTGAAGGAAATAGACTACGACTCAACCTTGAAACTGCTGGTGACAGGCTTGGATGCGATGAGCCGTGTCAAGGAGCAGTGGGCCAAGATGAGCAACTTCTTTCAAATGATGTCCAATCTGATTAAGGTCTCTCTCAGCGACACACTCACGCAGTTCACCAGCATCAGTGGAGAGGACGAGGAATTCTCAGCCTATCACCAGGACACTTTTGTCAAGAGCATGATCTACACCGAAGCGTTTCAAGCCTGCAACATCGCTAACCTCTGCCACATGATCTCGGCGACTTACGTCGAGATCTCCCAAAAGTACCTGAGGGACCAAGTCTCCAGTTTGGAGACTTACATCAATCTGagcccctctgaccctctgtttaACGTGAAGCGCTGCAAGCTGCAGGAAGGTTACACTGTCACGAAGGAGGCAATCAACGAGCTGGTCAAGAAGAACAAACAGGAGTTTGATATGCAAATACAACAGAGAATTGATAACATCGACTCCACATTAAAGGATCCGCCTCTTGCAGTACATCAGTAG